From a single Desulfobacterales bacterium genomic region:
- a CDS encoding type II CAAX endopeptidase family protein: MSGNDFRSSTVAGTVALAAVFWFVTFYLTWSTFWIKISFSAASLAVISFRLQPEPFKEIKFDLKAVLLGILTAAALYFIFWLGKKVSTVLFPFAEHQIGSIYNKGEGTPMGVIAALLFFVTGPCEELYWRGFLQRNLIKRFGGWQGWLLATAVYAGVHIWSFNFMLIGAAAVAGLFWGALYWRLGNLAPVIISHSIWSTVVFAVLPIP; encoded by the coding sequence TTGAGCGGGAATGATTTTCGCTCCTCGACAGTGGCCGGAACGGTCGCTTTGGCGGCTGTTTTTTGGTTTGTGACCTTTTATCTGACCTGGAGCACGTTCTGGATTAAGATTTCCTTCTCAGCAGCCTCTTTGGCTGTTATTTCTTTCCGGTTGCAGCCGGAACCATTTAAAGAAATAAAATTTGACCTTAAAGCCGTCCTCCTCGGAATCTTAACGGCCGCAGCGCTTTATTTTATTTTTTGGCTGGGCAAGAAAGTTTCCACCGTATTGTTTCCCTTTGCCGAACACCAGATCGGATCCATTTATAACAAGGGGGAAGGGACGCCCATGGGCGTGATCGCCGCGTTGCTGTTTTTTGTGACCGGTCCCTGTGAAGAGCTCTACTGGCGGGGATTTCTGCAGCGCAATCTCATTAAGCGTTTCGGCGGCTGGCAGGGCTGGCTCCTGGCCACAGCCGTCTACGCAGGGGTGCATATCTGGTCTTTTAATTTTATGCTCATCGGCGCGGCTGCCGTGGCCGGTCTCTTTTGGGGGGCGTTATACTGGCGCTTGGGCAACCTCGCGCCGGTAATCATATCCCATTCGATCTGGAGCACCGTTGTGTTTGCAGTGCTGCCCATTCCTTAA